Within the Montipora foliosa isolate CH-2021 chromosome 11, ASM3666993v2, whole genome shotgun sequence genome, the region AAATGATGCTAGGATAATATGTAATAGATATACAAGTGCCTGGACGGTGGACTTACCATTAATTGAGAATTGCTTAGGATCTAATTTGTCCTTAACTTGCTTACTTAAGGAGTTCAGGGTAAATCCTTCCATTACTTTCGCTAAATGCGAGGTAAGGGTAATCGGTCTCAAGTCTTCTGCTACTGACTTTGGAGGGTTACACTTGGGTAAGGGATGTACCATCGACTCCTTAATCTGGACTGGGACAACCCCTTGTTCCAAGGATGAGTTATAGAGATCTTTAATAACATCAGCCAGTTCGAAAGCAAATTCTTTCTAAACAACTGCTGGAACCGGATCCAGGCCAGAGGGTTTTTTCACCTTGATAGACCGTAATGCGGAGAACACAGTACCACGGCAGCCTAGAAGCTCTTgggggactgggacgagttccACAACAGATTCAGGAAGTGGGATAAAATTAGATGTAAGATCTCGCAAGAACTCATTAAATCTCTCTGCCAGTGCATCAACTGTTGGTATCGCCTCACCGAGCATTTGGTGCCACCTCTCAGAAGGAGTTGTCAAACCACTTAACGCCTTAACCTCTTTCCACCAGCGTGACACATTTGACTCTTTAAGTGCAGATACTTTATTGTTGTAAAATCGTGCCCTAGCAGTTTTACACTCACGTTGAACTCGATTCCTCAGATCTTTGAAACGAGCAGAGTCTTTGCCAAGTGTTGATAGCGCGTTTTGTCTCTGCCTAATCAGAGCGGTCAGTTTAGGGGTCACCCAGGGTTTGTTGTTAGAGCACACCCTTACCCTCTTCTTAGGCAGGTACAAGTCAACTGCATTAGACATGATGGTATAGAAGGCTTCAAATTTATCTTTAGCAAGTGTTAAATCAGTAACACAAGACCAGTCGGTTATCGTGATCCATCGTCCAAAGGCGTTCATGCTACTCTCCCTAAGGTCACGCCTCCAAATGCTTTTGTTCACGGTTTTAAGGTCACACGTACCAACTCTCGATTTGACTAAGATAGCAAAGTGATCGCTTTTACCAATTTTAGACAGTTGCACAGGTGCCTCAAAAAACTTTGGTTTGTTAGTCAAAACCCAGTCCAGTGTGCCAGTGTCTCTAGTCAAAACTTTGACCATTTGCATGAGACCAGTCTTGTATGTAACATAACTAGGCTTCAAGCCTGTACTGATCGGGTTAAAATCACCTGTTACGATGATCACTCCATCAGGGTGTTTCGATAAGAATGTCTCACAGTTCCTGTCAATGTGACCTACCAAGCGCTCATTCATATCACCATTAGATGGAGGTTGGTATACTGCTGCAACCAAAATGCACGAAGCACATCTGGGCAGTCGGTAGGGACGGACGAGTATCCATACAGACTCAAGGTCTGGTTCCTCGAAATCAGACATACGCTTGCATGGGAACAATGATTTGACGTATGCACAGACCCCGCCTTCACGACGGTTCTGTCGGTCGTTCCTGAAGCATAGAGAACCCGGGAGATGAACTAAGGAGTCAGGACAAGACTCGTTGAGCCAGGTTTCTGTAAGACAGACAAATTCAGCTGGATATACTTCCAATACAGCTAACAATTCATCTAGTTTCGGTACCAGCGATAGGACATTATCTACCATAGTCGTAGGAATCACATTCGTAGCAAAGGGTCTCACACTTGAATGGCTTGAGCCCTTTGGAGATAGTGATGGTGGGAGAGGGATACCTGTGAGTGGAGGCACAGGGTTCCCATGGATCCTCGGTTGACCACAACGTTTCGATCTATAACGTTTAGTTAGACCCAGATCTTGCAACTTTCTCCATAATTGCGGCTGTAGTCTACATTTGGGTTGATGGGCTCGTATGTTCTTCAACTCTGAACTGGAGTAAGCTCGTCTAGCTGTAACAGGCTTCAGTTGTTGAGTTCTTGGATGTTGttcaaatccaagatggcggtcagAGTTCGAAAACCTCAAAGATAACAACCAGAGTTGGGTTCCAGTAAGCCACCAGCAATGAAATATCTTGATGTAGAAATAGACCAGTAATACAAGAGGCACATTGACTACATTTACGAGCCGCATACCGCAGCAGCAATTACATTGTGACGAAACTTCGACAAGCACAAAACTACGTGGCAGCCATCAACGGCGCCGCTGACcatgatagatagatagataggacAAATTTGTTCATGgacaggggcgtagccaggatttttcaaagggggagaggggtcacactgtgtcaaacagagggtactcatCAGGTTGTGGCGTTTTCATCACCTGAATATGGTAGGTTGTTTGCTTGAAAAAAGGCTTTCAaaggggggtcacgggcaccctaTAGGACCCCCTTACCCAGCTACGCCCTTGATAGACGTTTCATCCCTCATAAATTCTTTTATACAATGACGTCTAacctttttcttttaacttttcaaaGCTTACGCACGAATTTTTAGGGAAACGTGGCGTTCTTCCATCCACTTACAATATGATGAAGGACTGGTTTTCTGTACACGTGTGTACAAATGTAGTAGGTAGAGCATTGGGTGTTGGCTTGATTTTCATGCTTTGTGGTCCTACTGATGGTTTAAACGTGGTAAGTGAAAAGACTATTTTGACTTAAGTGCTTTTTTTGACAGCCGATTTGATAGTCACAATTTGTAACAATCATAGTGATCTCAAGGTAAAGAGCGAAATTGAGGAATACTTTAACGCCTGTACTTTTAAAATGGCGATCAAAACTGGCCCGCTCaaggctaaccctaacccaaaccCTAAGCCATTAAAGTAATATGTCATTAATTCATATTGAGACGTTTTGAAGTATAAATTGACAAATGCGCATATATTGTAAAAGCAAACTAGTCTTAATCTACTTTTTCTGTCCACGCTACATCTTCAATGACATCATTTTGATACCTGCACGTCACTTTGGCACGACACGTAACGTTCTAAAGGACACCATGGGTCAGCTTTGATTTCATCCTTGACCTAAACGTTGCGCTGAAATTTTGTGTCATCTTTTTACCCATTTGTCATCCATCATAATTCGCGATAATTATCATGTTCATAAACCTAACGTTCAGAGAGCTTTTATCAGCTCAATTTGGTTCATGTTGTTGACgataatgatgttgatgatgatgatgataagacaccttttttccaaaatggccaccatttagatattcttttgtttttattcaaattagaccttgatttTAAGCTTAGGAaagaggcatcaagggctaatttaaataa harbors:
- the LOC137975458 gene encoding uncharacterized protein, whose protein sequence is MRLVNVVNVPLVLLVYFYIKIFHCWWLTGTQLWLLSLRFSNSDRHLGFEQHPRTQQLKPVTARRAYSSSELKNIRAHQPKCRLQPQLWRKLQDLGLTKRYRSKRCGQPRIHGNPVPPLTGIPLPPSLSPKGSSHSSVRPFATNVIPTTMVDNVLSLVPKLDELLAVLEVYPAEFVCLTETWLNESCPDSLVHLPGSLCFRNDRQNRREGGVCAYVKSLFPCKRMSDFEEPDLESVWILVRPYRLPRCASCILVAAVYQPPSNGDMNERLVGHIDRNCETFLSKHPDGVIIVTGDFNPISTGLKPSYVTYKTGLMQMVKVLTRDTGTLDWVLTNKPKFFEAPVQLSKIGKSDHFAILVKSRVGTCDLKTVNKSIWRRDLRESSMNAFGRWITITDWSCVTDLTLAKDKFEAFYTIMSNAVDLYLPKKRVRVCSNNKPWVTPKLTALIRQRQNALSTLGKDSARFKDLRNRVQRECKTARARFYNNKVSALKESNVSRWWKEVKALSGLTTPSERWHQMLGEAIPTVDALAERFNEFLRDLTSNFIPLPESVVELVPVPQELLGCRGTVFSALRSIKVKKPSGLDPVPAVV